In Anoplopoma fimbria isolate UVic2021 breed Golden Eagle Sablefish chromosome 15, Afim_UVic_2022, whole genome shotgun sequence, the genomic window GACAGCTAATGAATAAGTTGCCTAAGGACTCATATTCTACAGGAGGAAAGTACTTTGAGACTACATTACTGCAGTGACTTGTTAACTAACAAACATTAGCTACAAAGCTGACAAATAAGTAGGGACAGGGTAGTTATAGTAGTCATTTACCCAGCTGCTCCACATACCTAGTCCCAACTCCATACCAGGTAAATAAGAATAAGAACATCAGCTGAAGTGAGTGCCATTTTCTTTGTTGATGATTCATTCTGTCTCTTCTGCAGCCTGTTTTCGCCTTTACTCCAGTCATGATGGGGATTTTCCAGAGAGCATTAAGACTGAGAACAGCTCTCAGACATCTCAGCCCCCATAGCACCTTCTCATCAACACCCACAGCTGGACCTTCACCTAGGTACCTCTGCGGTTCATTTCCTCCCATTACATCATGGCAGTTTGGAGTCTGCTGCCGAAAGCTGCACTCTGCAGCAGACGGGTCCAAGCCGTCCCCAGCTGCAGCCCCAGACAGGCTGCCCTTCTCTACAATAACTCAGGAAGATTTAGCCTTCTTCAGGAAGATCCTACCAGGCAGAGCCATCACCGACCCGGACCTGCTGGAGTCCAGTAATGTGGATTGGCTCAAGTCAGTGAGAGGTCATGACTAGAAATGAATTCAGCTCATTCCACTTAAAGATAGAAGTTACACCAATTCCCAGATAATGtctttcatctttcatttctctcttcaTATATCCTCCACAGGTTCCAGTGAAGTGTTACTGAGGCCTCAAACAACAGAGGAAGTTTCTCAAATTCTCAAGTAAAGAACAAATAGTGGATGGAACGACTAATACACTAGTGAAGGGGTGTATAAGGTGGTTAAAGTTGTTGTATTTTCCCTCCTGTAGGTATTGTAACGGTCGTAATCTGGCGGTGAACCCTCAAGGAGGTAACACTGGGCTGGTTGGAGGCAGCGTGCCTGTCTATGATGAGGTCATCCTCTCCACTGCTCTTATGAACAACATCCTCACATTTGATAGTATCTCTGGTAAGTAAGTCTTAAAATGCCTTCACCAAAAAGTTAGCTGCCtgcctttttaaatatttgtttatgtacTTGCAGCATATTTGGCTAATCTTTAAGGATTATTTCCTCCATCTGTCAGGCATTCTGACCTGTCAGGCAGGTTGTGTCTTGGAGAGTTTATCCGTTTACCTTGAGGACAGAGATTACATCATGCCACTGGATCTGGGGGCAAAGGGCAGTTGTCACATTGGGGGAAACGTGGCAACGAATGCAGGAGGACTCCGGCTGCTGCGATATGGTTCCTTACACGGGACTGTGCTGGGTCTGGAGGTGGTGagtggaataaataaatgaggaacTAACCAAAAAGTACTGTATTAAAAAAGATGAAGGCTAACAGCACTGAGctaatgtttgtcttttatatGTATGTGGCTTGTACAGGTGTTGGCAGATGGGCAAGTGCTGGATTGCTTGGCCACACTGCGTAAAGATAATACAGGATATGACCTCAAACAGCTCTTCATAGGGTCAGAGGGAACACTGGGGGTCATCACTGCAGTGTCCATCCTTTGTCCACGGAAACCCAAATCTGTCAATGTGGTTTTTCTGGGTACGATTTTATCATTGCTTCTCCTTTTACAACCACTCAAACTACCTTACAGAACGTTAAGGAAAGGATGTCACAGTCCAGTTGATAAATTAGTTTGTTTCCatagatggttttttttttctcttttattcttgTTAGGCTGTGAGACGTTTGAGCAGCTACTGAAGACATTTCAGCTCAGCagaggcatgctgggagaaATTCTATCAGCCTACGAGTTCCTGGACAGTGAATGTATGAGGCTGCTGAATACGCACCTCAAACTAACGAATCCCATCtcaggtagacacacacacacacacacacacacacacacacacacacacacacacacacacacacacacacacacacacacacacacacacacatatgcaaatatttgaataaagCAGTTAACAAAACACCCATGCCAAACTCTTTCATCCATCTTGCAGATTGTCCGTTCTACGTTGTCATAGAAACATCTGGATCTGACCCAACACATGACGGGGAGAAACTCCACAATTTCCTAGAGGAggcgatgacatcatcattggTCACCGATGGGACTGTGGCAACTGAAGACTCAAAAATAAAGGTCTTgtttctaattgttttttttagaataagtcttttttatattctacaacaaatcccatgaaaagacaaaaagcaaaccaacaaatgtttatttttagtcaAATCGTTATACAGTTTATTCCTCTGTGCTAATGGGCTGCATTGTTGGGCAACATCTATTAAAAAGCTACTGTAAAGACATACTACTGCAAAAACCCCTGCAGCTGAatatagtccccaacaaatatAGTATTTAATTTTGATCCAGTAATGTCTGctacaaaaaaactacaatgtcCATTTGTTTTGGGAAATGATAGGCTTTCTATGAATAAAATTGTATATATTAAAAGAGTTTGTCTTCAGTAGGAATAAATACCCTTCGGTCTGAGTGCCAGTGATGGAATAATGAAGAAGATTACTTTTAATCCTGTCAATATCTTAAGGAATCAGTTGTTTAATGAATACTTCGGTGTTGACTCTAGAATCAAGCTACACCCATTTCTAGCCTTAACTATGTCTAAAAATGATATTGTAATCTACCTTTCCACCTTTTTAGGCACTGTGGTCGATGCGTGAACGTGTCACAGAGGCGCTGACTCACGACGGCTTCACTTACAAGTATGATATCTCACTTCCGGTGGAGCGGATCTACCAGCTGGTGACGGACATGAGGGAGCACCTGGGGGACCGAGCCAAGAGTGTGGTGGGATACGGACACGTAGGTAAGACCAGAGGATGGAGAGTCTTTCTATCTAATAATGGCCTGCTAGTATGAGATATGATTTCCCATACGTACAACAGCTTGATCTCAATTTTTAAACCTGAGTTGTGGTGTATATAGGTGGTTTACtcatggtaaatggacttgatCTCGTTCCAgcttctgagccacagtcgctctAAAAACACATGCCTCACTACAAATTGTACTCACTTATCTTTCCATCTGTATTTTTCAGGAGATGGAAACCTCCACTTGAACATCACCTCTCCTGCCAAAGATCCCGCTCTTCTCGCTGCCATCGAGCCCTTTGTCTACGAGTGGACGGCCAGCTGTCACGGCAGCATCAGTGCAGAGCACGGACTGGGCCTGAAGAAGAGGAACTATATCTACTACAGCAAACCCAGCCAGGCTGTAGCTCTCATGGGTAACATCAAGGCCATGCTGGACCCCAAGGGGATTCTCAACCCATACAAGACTCTACCAGATAACCTGAAATGAACCAGACTGTCTCAGTCGTGGGGTAAGAGGTAACGTATACAGAGCTCATGCAGGAGCTCGGTCTAAGCTAAAACCTTATTGCCCCGTGGTTTTTATGGCAGTTCACGCTCTTTCCTATGAAACCTTTTTCACACATTCAGTGTTGAGCTGCAGGTTTTTCATTGTCATCTGCACAAAGCATTTCTTTTAGAATGACATTCACTTCAACAAGCTGCTGAATTTGTACTGTAGTAGTCTTTAGACTCTGGAATATTACAAGTGAAGTTACCGCTCCCATCTACTACTTATTCCTTAGAATGGAGTTAGATCTTAAATTTAGCATACTTCGTATAAAAGATGAGTACACTAATGTCTGGATAAAGAGTATTAAGGTGTTCTGCATTTTAAAGTTGTGTAAATAAGCAATGTACATATGAACCTGActattgtttaaatatatacttGAAAGATTGTGAACCTTAAATTGTATTTGTGCAAATACACTCACATTGTTAACAGCTGTTTAGGTCCACGTAtctaaaactaatgcagtctaatacaatAGTCCTGCAGTAAATTGGGATACTCTGATAAAAATGGGACATATAAAATAATCGAAACACCTGTCAGTACAATGCAATGAAGTTCAACAGTTGAATCAACGCCTCTTTAAACAGTGGCAAATGGAAACTGAACATAAACTTCACGAAGGTctgatttattgcaggactgttgtagTTTGAGCTAGGTGGACCTAATATACTGGCCATTGAGTGTACATATTTTCTAAACTCATAACACAGACTGGGCAAGAGTGCAGTAActgttttatcaaataaaaaaagacataagacaaagcagaaaaaaatcccAATACAAACCCAGCAtttgtgaaaaaatgtatttataaccACACGCATATGTAACTTTAAACTCTGTTTGAAATGAATCTTTAATAAAACTGTTTCCAAATCAAGATGGATTGTTTTTCCTCGTTATTCAGGCAGATTGTGCAGTGTGGCATGATGGGAGATAAGGAGTTAATAGAAGCCTGCCTCACTAGAGAAAACAACTTCACTTCCaataccattaaaaaaaacaaaaacgtcaGCTCTATCACAAACGAGTCTTTCTTGATTCCTCTCTGCTTGCACAGAAAAGTCACAGGGCGTTTACTAAGTGTGTCACGCAGAGAGGATCGTATTCTTATTGTAAGATTGGCAGGTACTTAGTGTGTGTTGACTCCAGGAAGCACCAGGATAATTGTGCATCTGTAATATTTATCCTGTTTTTGTTCCATACACCAAACAAGCTCAGTGTACCTTTTTCCTCTATTTCTCAACTAATTCCTGCATTTCTCAACTAATTTCTTACTATCTCCTCTTTTGACAATATGGATACAGATAGTCCAGTGAATGGGTGTAGTACTGGGGTAGCAGTGGAGATGTAATaaatatactatacttttaattatttgtctggtgcaagaaaaactgaaatattactttttttgccatacattggtatgacttttttagtatttttttatagtatacaatactgtgacattttttatggcatgcaatattattacttttcaatatcctactatactatgactgttttcttcGACAAACTACTATACAAACTTCTTTTGCCATACAAtgcaatgatttatttttcgacaaactataatatgccttaaaaaaaatgaatttcaacACACTTTACCATGACTTCTTTCGCCCAAActacactttgacattttttgttttttcgaaatgctatgattttttaatgacttttttcatatactatactatgccttttttaaatgaccctttaacatactatacaatgtctttttttgacatacttttcaattactttttttaacattgaaaCAAACtatacatttgctttttttagcAACTTTTCTGACATAATAttgatgactttttctgactttgGACTTACTATACTGTCACTTCTTTTGCCCTATGATTTTCTTCTTTCCAAAACCTTTCGCCATACcatactaatactttttttcaaaatcttaTACTTTAACTGCTTTCGCCATACtttactttcacattttttttatttttcttatgacttttttcaacaaactatactatgacttttttatgatttttttcgacatgatcTACTGTGACTTTCTtcgagatactatactatgacttttttttatgatttttattgacatgctatgcaatgactttttaatgatttttttcaacatactatactatgacctttttatgacttttttcgacatactttactatgacttttttatgatttttttccagatactattcaatgacttttatcgacatgctatactatgacttttttttatgatttttattgacatgctatgcaatgactttttaatgatttttttcaacatactatactatgacctttttatgacttttttcgacatactttactatgacttttttatgattttttccagatactattcaatgacttttatcgacatactatactatgacttttttgacatactatactatgacttttttatgatttttttccacgtattttctctgactttttatgattttttccgACAAACAATTCAATGACTTTTAtcgaaatgctatactatgacttttttatgacttttttcgacatactatacgatgacttttttcatgattttattaCACGTACTTTCTcagacgtttttatgacttttttcgaaatactatactatgacttttttgatgactttcatcgacatactatagtatgactgttttccccattttttatgatttttattgacatgctacactatgacttatttcgacatactatactatgacttttctcgacacactatactatgactttttcctgatttttttcaacaaacaattctatgacttttatcgacatgttatacgatgactttttatgacttttatcgacatgctacactgacttttttatgacttttttcgacatactatactatgactttcttcgacatactatactataactttttttatgatttatttccacatactatactatgactttttcatgattttattaCACGTACTTTCtcagacttttttatgacttttttcgacatactatactatgactttttttataatttttttccacataccattctatgacttttattgacatactatactatgacttttttatgattttattccaTGTCatttctctgacttttttatgattattgttgttatatatatattacttttttatgacttttttcgacatactatactatgacttttttatgattttattccaCGTActttctctgacttttttatgattattattgacatgctatactattacttttttattactttttccaacatactatactatgacttttttatgattttattccaCGTAatttctctgacttttttatgattattattgacatgccatacttttacttttttatgactttttccgacatactatactgtgccttttttcaacatactatgctgtgactttttttatgatttttttcgacatactatactatgaattttttcgacatactatactatgacttttttatgacttttttcgacatactatactatgactttttatgatttttttccagatactattctatgacttttatcgacatgctatactatgacttttttatgatttttttcgacatactatactatgacttttttatgatttttttccagatactattctatgacttttatcgacatactatactatgacttttttatgacttttttcgacatactatattatgacttttttatgatttttttgcagacactattcaatgacttttatcgacatgctatactatgattttttatgacttttttcgacatactatactatgacttttttatgacttttttcgacatactatactatgacttttttatgatttttttcgacaaacaatt contains:
- the d2hgdh gene encoding D-2-hydroxyglutarate dehydrogenase, mitochondrial isoform X1, with translation MPVFAFTPVMMGIFQRALRLRTALRHLSPHSTFSSTPTAGPSPRYLCGSFPPITSWQFGVCCRKLHSAADGSKPSPAAAPDRLPFSTITQEDLAFFRKILPGRAITDPDLLESSNVDWLKSVRGSSEVLLRPQTTEEVSQILKYCNGRNLAVNPQGGNTGLVGGSVPVYDEVILSTALMNNILTFDSISGILTCQAGCVLESLSVYLEDRDYIMPLDLGAKGSCHIGGNVATNAGGLRLLRYGSLHGTVLGLEVVLADGQVLDCLATLRKDNTGYDLKQLFIGSEGTLGVITAVSILCPRKPKSVNVVFLGCETFEQLLKTFQLSRGMLGEILSAYEFLDSECMRLLNTHLKLTNPISDCPFYVVIETSGSDPTHDGEKLHNFLEEAMTSSLVTDGTVATEDSKIKALWSMRERVTEALTHDGFTYKYDISLPVERIYQLVTDMREHLGDRAKSVVGYGHVGDGNLHLNITSPAKDPALLAAIEPFVYEWTASCHGSISAEHGLGLKKRNYIYYSKPSQAVALMGNIKAMLDPKGILNPYKTLPDNLK
- the d2hgdh gene encoding D-2-hydroxyglutarate dehydrogenase, mitochondrial isoform X2 is translated as MWIGSSSSEVLLRPQTTEEVSQILKYCNGRNLAVNPQGGNTGLVGGSVPVYDEVILSTALMNNILTFDSISGILTCQAGCVLESLSVYLEDRDYIMPLDLGAKGSCHIGGNVATNAGGLRLLRYGSLHGTVLGLEVVLADGQVLDCLATLRKDNTGYDLKQLFIGSEGTLGVITAVSILCPRKPKSVNVVFLGCETFEQLLKTFQLSRGMLGEILSAYEFLDSECMRLLNTHLKLTNPISDCPFYVVIETSGSDPTHDGEKLHNFLEEAMTSSLVTDGTVATEDSKIKALWSMRERVTEALTHDGFTYKYDISLPVERIYQLVTDMREHLGDRAKSVVGYGHVGDGNLHLNITSPAKDPALLAAIEPFVYEWTASCHGSISAEHGLGLKKRNYIYYSKPSQAVALMGNIKAMLDPKGILNPYKTLPDNLK